The stretch of DNA GGCCAGCATGTCGCGCACGGCGGCGATCGCCTCGTCCTCGCTCTGCGCCACGATCACGCCCTTGCCGGCGGCCAGGCCATCGGCCTTGACCACGATGGGTGCGCCCTTGTGGCGGATGTAGTCCTCGGCTTCGCCAGCGTCGGTGAATACTTGGTATTCCGCCGTCGGAATCTGGTGGCGGGCGAGAAAATCCTTGCAGAAGGCCTTGGAGCCTTCGAGCTGGGCCGCCGCCCGGGTCGGCCCGAAACAGGCCAGCCCGGCGGCGCGGAAGGCGTCGACGATGCCGGCGACCAGCGGCGCCTCAGGACCGACGATGGTGAGCGCCACGCCCTCCCTCCTCGCAAACTCCAGCAGGCCCGCCACATCGTCCGCCGCGATGGGCACGTTCTCCAGGCCCGGCTCCAGGGCCGTGCCAGCGTTGCCGGGCGCCACGAACACTTGGCGCACGCGGGGGGACTGCGCGGCCTTCCAGGCCAGCGCGTGTTCACGTCCGCCACTGCCGACGATGAGAATTTTCATGGGGATGCTTGAGACTCCGGATGGATTGGAAACGGCGCCAATTATACGCGCTGGGCCGGCCTGGACATGGCATACTGTGCGCCATCCGGTCTCAAATCCCTACAGACACACCCATGCCTCACGAAGCGACTCTGGCTCAGCCGTTCCGGCCGGCGAACGGGATAGCATGAAGTATTGCAGCCACTGCGGCGCGCCTCTGCGCCTGGGGATTCCGGCGGGAGACGACCGGCCGCGCCATATCTGCGATGCCTGCGGAACCATCCATTACCGCAATCCCAAGGTGATCGCCGGCTGCATCCCGGTCTGGAACGGCCGGGTCCTGCTGTGCCGGCGTGCCATCGAGCCGCGCCATGGCTTCTGGACCCTGCCCGCCGGCTTCATGGAACTGGAGGAGACGCTGGAACAGGCGGCCGAACGTGAATCCTACGAGGAAGCCACCGCCCGGGTAAGGATCGGCGAGCTTTACACACTGTTCAGTCTGCCGCACCTGTCGCAGGTCTACGCCTTCTTCCGCGCCGAACTGCTCAGCCCGGACGTGGCCGCCGGCCTGGAGAGCCTGGAAACGCGGCTGTTCGAAGAAAACGAAATCCCTTGGGATCAACTGGCTTTCGAAACCGTCCACCGATCGCTCACCCTGTTTTTCGAAGACCGGCGCAGCGGCACCTTCGGCCTGCACGTGGAAACCCTGGAGCCGGACCGCCGCCGAATCCGGAATTGAGATTCTCCTTGTACGACCTGCACGCCCATTCCACCGCTTCCGACGGCACGCTCACGCCCGCCGAGCTGGTTCGCGCCGCTACCGCCAGCGGCATTCGCACCCTCGCCCTGACCGACCACGATTCGGTGGCGGGCCTGCCGGAAGCCGCCGCCGCAGCAGCGGATCAGGGATTGCGGCTGGTTCCCGGCGTCGAACTGTCGGTCACCTGGGAATCCCGGACCATCCACGTGGTCGGATTGAATATCGCCCCGGATCACCCCGACCTGAACGAAGGCATGCGCCGGCTCCAGGCCGTGCGAGCCCGGCGCGCCGAGGAGATCGGACATCGGCTGGAGAAAAAAGGCATTCCCGGCACCTTCGAAATCGCCTCCGCGCTGGCCGGCGCCGGCATGGTCACCCGCACCCATTTCGCCCGCGCCCTGGTACAACTGGGCCATGCCGCCAGCGTCCGGGACGTCTTCGACAAGTTCCTGGCCCAGGGCAAACCGGGCCATGTCCCCACCGTCTGGGCGGAAATGGCCACCGCCGTCGGCTGGATCGTGGGGGCGGGCGGCGTGCCGGTGCTGGCGCATCCGCAACGCTACAAGATGACCGGAAGCTGGATCCGCCGGCTCACCGGCGACTTCAAAGCCGCCGGCGGACAGGCGGTCGAGGTGATTTCCGGCAACGCCGCGCTTTCCGACATCCAGACCAACACCGCGCTGGCACGCCGCTTCGAACTGCTGGCCTCGGTGGGTTCCGATTACCACGGTCCCGAACAGGTCTGGCTGAAGCTCGGGAAGATTCCGCCGCTGCCGGACGGCCTTGCGCCGGTCTGGACCCGCTGGGAGACCGAACGATGAACTCCATCCACCGTTGCGCCTGGGCGCTGCGCAGCCCGGAGGAAACCGTCTATCACGACACGGAATGGGGCGTCCCCCTGCACGACGACGTGAAACTGTTCGAATACCTGGTGCTGGACGGGGCGCAGGCCGGACTGAGCTGGACCACCATCCTCAAGAAGCGGGAAGCCTACCGGGCCGCCTTCGACGGCTTCGACCCGGAAGCGGTCGCCCGCTACGACGAGGCCAAGATCGCCGCCCTGCTGGCCGATCCGGGTATCGTGCGCAACCGGCTGAAAATCGAATCCGCCGTGCGCAACGCCAAGGCCTATCTGCGCATCCAGGAAGAATTCGGCAGCTTCGACGGCTACCTGTGGCGCTTCGTCGACGGCACGCCGGTGCGGAATGCCTGGCGCGAACCGCGCGACATCCCGGCAAGCACGCCGCTATCGGATGCGCTCAGCCGGGACCTCAAGCAGCGCGGCTGCAACTTCGTGGGCTCCACCATCTGCTACGCCTTCCTGCAGGCGGCGGGGCTGGTGAACGACCACCTGGTCGATTGCTTTCGCTGGAGCGAAGTGAGCGGAAGCTAGCCTCAGGGCAGCGTGCGCACGCCGCTGGGCGAACCGATCAGCACCACGTCCGCCGGCCGCAACGCGAACACGCCGTTGCAGACCACGCCGGGAATGTCGTTGATCCGGTGTTCCAGCTCGACTGGATCGGTGATGCTGAGGTTGTACACGTCGAGGATCACGTTGCCATTGTCGGTGACGCAGTTTTCCCGCCACACCGGCGTGCCCCCCAGTTCCACCAGCCGGCGGGCGACGAGGCTGCGCGCCATCGGAATCACTTCGACCGGCAGCGGGAACTTGCCCAGCACGTCGACATACTTGGTCTCGTCGACGATGCAGACGAACTTGCGGCTGGCCTCCGCCACGATCTTCTCGCGGGTCAGGGCCGCGCCGCCGCCCTTGATCATCTGCTTGGCGGCGTTGACTTCGTCGGCGCCGTCCACGTAGACGTCCAGGGTGCCGGCGGCGTTGAGGTCGAGCACCGGGATGCCGATCTTCTTCAGACGCTCGGAGCTGGCCTCGGAACTGGACACCGCGCCTTCGATCCCGCCTTTGAGATCGGCCAGCAAATCAATAAAATGGTTCACGGTCGAGCCGGTCCCCACCCCCAGGATGGTGACATCCTTGACATAATCCAATGCCGCTTCGGCGACTTTCCGTTTGAGTTCGTCTTGAGTCATTGCCTTATCTGCCATCGTGTGTAATCAAACCGGTGGCGGATGATACTGGGAAAACCGCCCCGCTGCCATGATGGCCCCCTGCCCCGAACCATGCTGCAAAAATACATAGAGAAGATACTGCGCGCCCGCGTCTACGACGTGGCCCAGGAAACTCCGCTGGAACCGGCGCCCGGCCTGTCGCGGCGGCTGGACAACACGGTGCTGATCAAGCGCGAGGACCTGCAGCCGGTGTTCTCGTTCAAACTGCGCGGTGCCTACAACAAGATCGCATCGCTCAGGCCCGAGGCGCGTGCGGCGGGCGTCATCGCCGCTTCTGCCGGCAACCACGCCCAGGGCGTCGCGCTGGCGGCGCAGCGGCTGGGCATCCGGGCCGTGATCGTGATGCCCTGCACCACCCCGCAGATCAAGGTCGACGCCGTGCGCAACCGCGGCGGCGAAGCCATCCTGCACGGCGACGCCTACGACGAGGCCTACGAACACGCGCTGGAACTGGCCCGTGAACAAGGCCTGAGCTTCGTCCACCCTTACGACGATCCGGAAGTCATCGCCGGGCAAGGCACCATCGGCATGGAAATCCTGCGCCAGCGCCAGGACGCCATCCACGCCATCTTCGTGCCGGTGGGCGGCGGCGGATTGATCGCCGGCATCGCCGCCTACGTCAAGTTCGTGCGCCCGGACATCCGCGTCATCGGCGTGGAACCGGTAGACTCCGACTGCCTGCACCGGGCGCTGAAAGCCAAGCGGCGGGTGATCCTGAAGCAGGTGGGGCTGTTCGCCGACGGCGTCGCGGTGAAGCAGGTGGGCAAGGAGCCTTTCCATATCGCCCACCAGTGGGTGGACGACGTGGTCACCGTCGACACCGACGAAATCTGCGCCGCCATCAAGGACATCTTCGACGACACCCGCTCCATCGCCGAGCCGGCGGGCGCGCTGGGCATCGCCGGGCTCAAGAAATACGTGGCGGAAACCGGCATCCGGAACGCATGCCTGGTGGCGATCGAAAGCGGCGCCAACATCAACTTCGACCGGCTGCGCCACGTCGCCGAGCGCGCCGAGATCGGCGAGAAGCGCGAACTGCTGCTGGCGGTGACGATCCCCGAGCGGCCCGGCAGCTTCCTCGAATTCTGCCGGGTGCTGGGCCGCCGCAACATCACCGAATTCAACTACCGCTTCTTCGACGAAAAGGCCGCCCAGGTCTTCGTCGGCCTCCCCGTGGCGAGCGGCGCGATCGACCGCGAAAGCCTGGTCCGCGAATTCGAGCGCCAGGGCTTCGGCGTGCTCGACCTGACCGGCAACGAACTCGCCATCGAACACATCCGCTACATGGTCGGCGGCCACGCGCCGAAACTGCTGGACGAACAGGTCTACAGCTTCGAATTCCCCGAGCGCCCCGGCGCCCTGCTGCGCTTCCTGTCCATCATGGGCGGACGCTGGAACATCAGCCTGTTCCACTACCGCAACCACGGCGCCGCCTTCGGCCGCGTGCTGATGGGCATCCAGGTGCCGAAACCCGAACGCAAGGCCTTCCGGGAATTCCTCGAAGCCATCGGCTACGCCTTCAAGGAAGAAACCCACAACCCGGCCTACCGGCTGTTCGCGGGGGGCAGCGAACGGGGGTGATTATCCTGCGTCAAAATACCGTCCGATGACGCTGCGCTAATCGGATCTACCCCGGATATTTCACCGTCCTCCCGAAGCGCCACGGCTGGGCCATGCCAACTGAACCGCCCCGGATGTGGTGGAGGCTCCAACTCTTGAGAAGATGGAGCTCGCGTAGGGCGGAACCGGCTCCATCGGGCTCCGCCACCAATACTCATTCCGGTGAAATATCCGGGCTAGGGTGATGAAGCGGTCGCGGTAGGTTCCCACGCGGGGAACCGGACGGTCGACGGCGTGGACGGGCTTGACAGGAGCGTGAAGAAGATGAGGAAGGCGAACAGCAGCGCGCTCGGCATCAAGGCCCAATAGATCAGTTCTCGCATGGCTAAGCCCAAGACGGTCATCGAAATGGCGGCGGAAAAAGGGGTCGGGCATCTCTCGGACCTGCCCGATCGCCTGACCGGGGCGGTCAAGCGTGTCGGCCATTATGGCGCCGGAATTTTCACTCTAGGAAGCAAAGGGGCCAGGTCTTTCCTTTTGCCTCAGATTTCTTTTTCAGCTCGCGTAGGGCGGAACCGGCTCCATCGGGTTCCGCCACCAATACTCATTCCGGTGAAATATCCGGGCTAGCGTGCAGCATGGCAAAAAGCAAGCCCTGACCCCGTCATTTGATCGCTCCGGCTGGGCCCCTGTCGCTTGGGTTTGGCTCGCAGAAGCGCGTATCCTGGCAACCAGAATGCAACCTAGATTGTTTCGTCTACACCCTCTCAGTCGCGAAGCCGGCTGAAGGTGTAGTCCTGAGCCTGTTGCGGCTGGTGGCAAGCAAAGCAGGCCGAGGCTGCACTATCACCCACCACCCGGTTCGCCGGATCGCCGCCACCGAAACCCTCGAAGCCCCAGCCGCCAGTGGACGCGTACTTCTTCGCGTCCTTGTGCATCACGCCCAGCACTTTGCGCTGTCCCTCGGTGATGGCGTGATCGGCGCGTACAGCCTCCAACAGGTCGAAGATGATCACGGCCCCGTCGGGGAACGCGCCGCTGCGGTAGCCCTTCATGGCCTTGTCGTTGGCGTAGATGTGATGGATGCCGCCGAAGGAAGCGAACAGAGGATGTCCTTCCTCGATCACCATGCTCTTGACGTGGTGCCAGTCACGGTAACCTTTGGGATAAGGAACATCGGGCGCGGCGGCCAGCGTCGTCGTGACCACGGACATGCCGAGCAGGGGCAGGGCGGATGCCTTGATGGCTTGGATGGTCCACATTTTCATGTCAGTACTCCTACCGAGTGCAGGTTGACGAAAACCCCCATCATTGCGAACGGGGCATACCGCCCTCAGGCGGCGGATTCGTGCTCTGCGCAGTCGACGCGGAGATGTCGCCCGGCCATGGGCGCGCCGACAAACGCACAGAAATGGGGCGTCGTCGTCCCTGGGGCGACGTTCTCCCGAAAATAGCGGCAGGTCGCGCACACCCGCTGAGGTGCGATCATCTGGCGCTGCTGCAATTGCCGGATCATCTTGACCACTAGGCCAAACAGAGCCTCCTGTTCGGCCTGGGAGAGTCCCGCGACGATCGGTGCAAAGCCGCTCGGCCACGCCT from Methylococcus geothermalis encodes:
- a CDS encoding NUDIX hydrolase; this translates as MKYCSHCGAPLRLGIPAGDDRPRHICDACGTIHYRNPKVIAGCIPVWNGRVLLCRRAIEPRHGFWTLPAGFMELEETLEQAAERESYEEATARVRIGELYTLFSLPHLSQVYAFFRAELLSPDVAAGLESLETRLFEENEIPWDQLAFETVHRSLTLFFEDRRSGTFGLHVETLEPDRRRIRN
- a CDS encoding PHP domain-containing protein — encoded protein: MRFSLYDLHAHSTASDGTLTPAELVRAATASGIRTLALTDHDSVAGLPEAAAAAADQGLRLVPGVELSVTWESRTIHVVGLNIAPDHPDLNEGMRRLQAVRARRAEEIGHRLEKKGIPGTFEIASALAGAGMVTRTHFARALVQLGHAASVRDVFDKFLAQGKPGHVPTVWAEMATAVGWIVGAGGVPVLAHPQRYKMTGSWIRRLTGDFKAAGGQAVEVISGNAALSDIQTNTALARRFELLASVGSDYHGPEQVWLKLGKIPPLPDGLAPVWTRWETER
- a CDS encoding DNA-3-methyladenine glycosylase I, which translates into the protein MNSIHRCAWALRSPEETVYHDTEWGVPLHDDVKLFEYLVLDGAQAGLSWTTILKKREAYRAAFDGFDPEAVARYDEAKIAALLADPGIVRNRLKIESAVRNAKAYLRIQEEFGSFDGYLWRFVDGTPVRNAWREPRDIPASTPLSDALSRDLKQRGCNFVGSTICYAFLQAAGLVNDHLVDCFRWSEVSGS
- the rpiA gene encoding ribose-5-phosphate isomerase RpiA; translated protein: MTQDELKRKVAEAALDYVKDVTILGVGTGSTVNHFIDLLADLKGGIEGAVSSSEASSERLKKIGIPVLDLNAAGTLDVYVDGADEVNAAKQMIKGGGAALTREKIVAEASRKFVCIVDETKYVDVLGKFPLPVEVIPMARSLVARRLVELGGTPVWRENCVTDNGNVILDVYNLSITDPVELEHRINDIPGVVCNGVFALRPADVVLIGSPSGVRTLP
- the ilvA gene encoding threonine ammonia-lyase, biosynthetic, coding for MLQKYIEKILRARVYDVAQETPLEPAPGLSRRLDNTVLIKREDLQPVFSFKLRGAYNKIASLRPEARAAGVIAASAGNHAQGVALAAQRLGIRAVIVMPCTTPQIKVDAVRNRGGEAILHGDAYDEAYEHALELAREQGLSFVHPYDDPEVIAGQGTIGMEILRQRQDAIHAIFVPVGGGGLIAGIAAYVKFVRPDIRVIGVEPVDSDCLHRALKAKRRVILKQVGLFADGVAVKQVGKEPFHIAHQWVDDVVTVDTDEICAAIKDIFDDTRSIAEPAGALGIAGLKKYVAETGIRNACLVAIESGANINFDRLRHVAERAEIGEKRELLLAVTIPERPGSFLEFCRVLGRRNITEFNYRFFDEKAAQVFVGLPVASGAIDRESLVREFERQGFGVLDLTGNELAIEHIRYMVGGHAPKLLDEQVYSFEFPERPGALLRFLSIMGGRWNISLFHYRNHGAAFGRVLMGIQVPKPERKAFREFLEAIGYAFKEETHNPAYRLFAGGSERG
- a CDS encoding cytochrome P460 family protein; translated protein: MKMWTIQAIKASALPLLGMSVVTTTLAAAPDVPYPKGYRDWHHVKSMVIEEGHPLFASFGGIHHIYANDKAMKGYRSGAFPDGAVIIFDLLEAVRADHAITEGQRKVLGVMHKDAKKYASTGGWGFEGFGGGDPANRVVGDSAASACFACHQPQQAQDYTFSRLRD